The following proteins are co-located in the Vigna angularis cultivar LongXiaoDou No.4 chromosome 2, ASM1680809v1, whole genome shotgun sequence genome:
- the LOC108328602 gene encoding probable caffeine synthase MTL2 codes for MIMGSSNGIHMNGGMGERSYANNSLFQKKLMLKAKPILEETVMVLYQDSSPKCIKVADLGCSVGPNTLLVTSNIIDIVDATCTCMNIELPTFQFYLNDLFGNDFNTIFKSLPDFYAKLVQEKGQKFGSCFINATPGSFHGRLFPDDSVDFFHSANSLHWLSQDPLMGLSKEAKELNKGNCHIVSTSPPEVHKAYQKQFQQGFKLFLKSRSEELVPGGAMVLVLPCTCKTETLSKSLWEVISLTLNDMFFEGLIEEEKLDSFNIPTYEPTIEEIRDLIKEEESLFVQRLEVFTVARDEGISERGDYCFLDGGIRAEFIATYTRAAMEPILSAKFEVQVINELFIRFQRKLVQLMEVEKFETANVIISMTKVV; via the exons ATGATCATGGGTTCATCAAATGGAATTCACATGAATGGTGGCATGGGAGAAAGGAGCTATGCAAACAATTCCTTATTTCaa AAAAAATTGATGCTTAAAGCCAAACCTATACTTGAAGAAACTGTAATGGTACTGTATCAAGACTCCTCTCCAAAATGCATCAAAGTAGCAGATTTAGGTTGTTCCGTAGGACCAAATACACTTCTTGTCACATCAAATATTATTGACATTGTTGATGCTACGTGCACTTGCATGAATATTGAACTACCAACATTCCAATTTTATCTCAATGATCTGTTTGGAAACGATTTCAATACCATCTTCAAGTCACTTCCTGATTTCTATGCAAAATTGGTACAAGAAAAGGGTCAGAAGTTTGGTTCCTGCTTTATCAATGCTACCCCTGGATCCTTTCATGGCAGGCTCTTTCCTGATGATTCTGTAGACTTTTTTCATTCTGCCAACAGTCTACACTGGCTCTCTCAG GATCCGTTAATGGGATTAAGTAAGGAGGCAAAAGAACTTAACAAGGGAAACTGCCATATAGTTAGCACAAGCCCACCAGAGGTACACAAAGCATACCAGAAGCAATTTCAACAAGGTTTTAAACTGTTTCTGAAATCACGTTCAGAGGAACTTGTGCCTGGAGGAGCAATGGTTTTAGTGCTACCTTGCACTTGCAAAACTGAAACTCTTTCAAAAAGTCTTTGGGAAGTAATTAGCCTAACACTCAATGACATGTTCTTCGAG GGTttgattgaagaagaaaaattagacTCTTTTAACATACCAACATATGAACCTACGATTGAGGAGATCAGAGATTTGATTAAGGAAGAAGAGTCGTTGTTTGTTCAAAGGTTAGAAGTTTTCACAGTGGCTAGGGATGAAGGTATAAGTGAACGTGGAGattattgttttcttgatgGAGGTATAAGAGCTGAGTTCATAGCTACATACACAAGAGCTGCAATGGAGCCTATTCTATCTGCAAAGTTTGAGGTACAAGTTATAAATGAATTGTTTATCAGGTTTCAAAGGAAACTTGTGCAACTAATGGAGGTGGAGAAATTTGAGACTGCTAATGTGATCATATCCATGACAAAAGTTGTTTGA